DNA from Chryseomicrobium sp. FSL W7-1435:
GAACTAGCTTGATTTTCGGGGAGACTACTTTCAATCTTTGGGGTAAAGAAACCATGACTGAAAAATTAGACGGCTTGCTATTTGACCTTTCAGCTCGCGCTTTCTTCCAATTGAACCCTATTCAAACTGTGCATCTTTATAACGAAATTAAGAAAGCAGCTCATTTAACTGGCGAAGAAAATGTAGTGGATGCTTATTGTGGTGTAGGAACAATTGGCTTATGGTTAGCAGCAGATGCAAAAGAAGTACGTGGAATGGACAATGTTCCTGAAGCTGTGGCGGATGCAAAGAAAAACGCTGCTCGTAACAATCTACACAACACTCAGTTTGCAGTAGGAACACCTGAAGAATGGGTTACTAAGTGGCAGCGAGATGGCTTTAAAGTAGATGTACTAACGGCAGATCCACCACGTACTGGTCTGGATAGCGAATTGATGGACGTGATTCTACGCACAAAGCCAAAGCGTTTTGTTTACACGTCTTGCAATCCTTCAACTTTAGCTAAAGATTTAGCTACCTTAACAAAGAAGTATACGGTCGTCTCGATTCAACCGGTTGATATGTTCCCGCAAACTGCTCAAATCGAATGCGTTGTGGAATTAGTTCTAAATTAATTTAACAAAAAGGTGTTTGTCCTACACAAATCGTGTAAGGGACAGGCACCTTATTTAATTCGCCGGAACCGGTTTTTTCAAAGCTATTGGCAACATTATAACAAGCAATAAGCCAGATACTAACCATAAGAAACTAATAGATGACGTAAATTGAAGAAACAATCCCCCTGCAAACGGCCCCGTTAAAGATCCAACACTAAATGCAATTCCACATAAGAGGTTTCCAGTTGGCAACAAAGCCTTTGGAGTCAAATCTGTCATATACGCAATTCCTAGGGAGAACATCGATCCCACAAAAAGCCCTGCTACAAAAAATGATGCGATGATTGCAAAAACATAAGTTTCGAAGAGTCCACCAATGAAAAATGCTGTTGATCCACCAGTTAGAAGAATAACAAGCATCGGTCTCCTACCGAATCGATCACTCAATGCGCCAAGCGGTAATTGACTTACTACTCCCCCAATAGAAAAGGCCGCTAATATAATAGAAACATTAGCAACTTCAATCCCCTGCCTCAAACTGTAGACAGGAAAAATTGCATGCAAGCTAGACTCTAAAAACCCATAACTTAAAGGCGGTAAGAAAGCCACCCATGCAATGGCAAAAGAAGCTTTGAATCTCCCTGCTGATGACAATGATTTTGTTGTGTACGTTTCTGGAAAATCATTCTTTAAGAAGAAAACAAATGACCAAGCGATTAAACATAAAATAGATGAAACAACAAACGGTAATCCCTCATGAATCGAGACAAGAGGTACAAGTAGAGGCCCTATAGCAAACCCAAGACCAAATGATAATCCGTAGAGAGCAATATTTTTACCTAATCGATGCTTTGGAGAAGTACTTGTAATCCACGTTTGTGTCGCAAAGTGGAGTGCATGATCGCCAATCCCAATCAGTAGCCGAAGTATAAACCAAAATAAAACACTCTTCCATAATGGAAATAACGCAAGCGAGATGATAACTAAAAGTCCACCGATTAAAATGATTGGCTTATAGCCCCATTTTCTAAGAGGAGCTTCCATAAATGGTGACACTAACAATGTCCCGATATATAACCCGGTCGCACTTAAACCATTGAGAGTGGCGTTAACGCCGTCTTGTTCAAAAATTATCGAGATCAGTGGTAATAGCATACCTTGAGAAAAGCCAGATATCGCAACAATCAATACAAGTATGTAGAATCGCTGTCTAGTTGTAATAGTCATAGAGGACGCCTCTTTCTTTTCAAATCACTTCCCCTAGTCTAGCAAATATCCCACACAGCGTATACAACAAAAGACCCCAACAGTATGCATCACTGTAAGGGCCTTCTATACGACTTTAACTACCTTATTTTGTTTCATAACTGCATTTTACGGCTACTATTCAGCCGGTGAAATGTCTGAACCGCCTCCTAACATTACTGGTTTCCGACAGATTCACTACGGCCTCCTTCCTAGTAGAGATTACAGTAACTTTATCACATAAAATAAGTTATGTAAATATTCAAAATAGATAAATTATTAAATTACTTCTATCTTCCTATCTTTTTAAAAAGGATTCGGGTATAGTAGTAGTGCTGAAGGAGGTGCCTCATATGGGAAATCAAGTATCCAATCAAGACCAACAAGTGGTTTACCTGAAAGAACGCTTAAACATGTTCTTAGAAGTCCTTGATTCTATTGAGCCCGAATCGACAAAAGTAGAAGATATCGACCGCTTAATTCAAATGATGGATGATTTAGAACTGAAACTAGATCAATTCAAAAAAACAAAAGAGTAGCCTAGCTGCTCTTTTTTTCATAGTCTTCGAAGAGTATACTTGTACTATAAATACACTAAGGGAGAATCTACTATGTACATAGAAAATCTAGAAAAGAGTATTTACCAACTCATCACGGAAACAAGCACTAACTTACCTAAAGATGTCCGCCGCGCTATCGCTAAAGCTAAGAAAGCTGAAAATGCTGGAACACGTGCGGCAATGAGCTTAGATACAATTGCAAATAATATTCAAATGGCAGATGACAAGGTTTCACCTATTTGCCAAGATACGGGTTTACCTACTTTTAAAATCAAAACACCAATTGGCGTGAACCAACTAGAGATCAAGGCCGCAATCAAGCGTGCTATCGCTGCTGCGACTGCAGATGCAAAGTTACGCCCAAACTCTGTTGATTCATTGACTGGTGAGAACAGTGGCGACAACCTAGGTGCTGGTGTTCCAGTTATGAAATTTGAACAGTGGGAAAATGATTACATTGAAATGAAGCTCATCTTAAAAGGTGGCGGTTGTGAAAATAAAAATATTCAGTACAGCCTTCCTGCTGAACTAGAAGGATTAGGTCGAGCTGGCCGTGATCTTGATGGCATTCGTAAATGTATCCTCCACTCTGTTTACCAAGCTCAAGGACAAGGATGTTCTGCAGGTTTCATCGGCGTAGGTATTGGCGGCGACCGCTCATCTGGTTATGATTTAGCAAAAGAACAACTTTTCCGTTCAGTTGAAGATGTAAATCCACATGCTCAACTAGCAGAACTGGAAAACTATATTGTAGAGAAAGCAAACACGTTAGGAATCGGTACGATGGGCTTTGGCGGAGAAGCTACTTTGCTGGGTTGTAAAATCGGGGTTATGCACCGTATTCCTGCTAGCTTCTACGTTTCTGTTGCCTATAATTGTTGGGCATATCGCCGTATGGCAATTGATATCTCTCCTGAAAGTGGAGAAATCCACAATTGGCACTACCAAGACGGAGAGAAAATCGAGTTCAAACAACAAGAAACAATTGAAGAAGAAGTAAAAGAAGTAGTTCGCATTGAAGCTCCTATAACAGAAGAGAAAATTCGTTCTCTAAAAGTTGGAGACGTAGTATCCATCTCTGGCCGCATGTATACAGGTCGCGACGCTATTCACCATCACTTGATGAGCCATGATGCTCCTGTCGATCTTAACGGCCAAATCATCTACCATTGTGGTCCTGTTATGCAAAAAGATGCTGAAGGCAACTGGCATGTACGAGCAGCTGGTCCTACCACATCAATTCGTGAAGAACCTTACCAAGGGGATATCATGAAAAAGTTTGGCATCCGTGCCGTTATCGGAAAAGGTGGAATGGGTCCTAAAACACTTGCAGCGCTTGAAGAACATGGCGGTGTTTACTTAAATGCAATCGGTGGAGCAGCTCAATATTATGCAGATTGTATTAAAGGTGTAGATGGCGTTGATTTAATGGAATTTGGTATTCCTGAAGCTATGTGGCACCTACGAGTTGAAGAATTTACAGCAGTAGTGACAATGGACTCTCATGGAAACAGTCTTCATGCAGATGTCGATAAATCATCATTAGAGAAATTAGCACTTCATAAAGAACGCGTATTTTAACTACTAGAGGGATTTTCATTTTTTGAAAATCCCTCTTGTTGCATTTTCTCTTAATTAGAATTATTATAAAGTAAGAATAATTTTAAGGAAGGTGCGTCTATGATAAATAAACTGACTCCCCATATAGAGTTAATAAATGCGTTAGTTTCTGGGGTCCTGATTTTAGTTGGTTGGCTTCTTTCCAGAAGTGACTTTTCAACCGCTTCCGTTATTGTGTTCCTTCTTGCCTTTGTAATTGGTGGATACTTTAAGGCAAAAGAAGGTATTGAAAAAACAATCAAAGACCGAAAATTAAATGTGGAATTATTAATGATTTTAGCAGCTGTGGGTTCTTCTCTTATCGGCTACTGGGCTGAAGGTGCCATCTTAATTTTTATCTTTTCCTTAAGTGGTGCACTTGAGACTTATACAATCAATAAAAGTAAAAAAGAGATTGCTTCTCTTGTCAATATGCAGCCAGATAAAGCTTGGAAATTAGACGCTTCAAATGCCCCTCATTTAGTTGACGTAGATTCATTGAAAATTGGAGACTGGTTATTGATTAAGCCAGGCGAAAAAATACCTGCAGATGCTAGAGTCATTGATGGAGTATCTTCGGTTGATGAAGCTGCTATTTCTGGGGAACCTATTCCAGTTACAAAGCAAGTCGGAAACGAAATCTTCTCTGGAACGATCAATGGTAGTGGTGCACTCACTGCAGAAGTCATGAAGGAAAACGCAGATTCGCTATTCCAAAAAATCATCGCTCTTGTTCAAGCTGCCCAGAACGAGAAGTCCCCTTCCCAACAATTCATTGAACGTTTCGAAGGCACTTATGTAAAAGTCGTTTTAGTTACTGTGGCGCTGATGCTATTCCTCCCCCATTATTTAGTAGGTTGGGATTGGTCGACAACATTTTATCGTGCTATGGTCCTTTTAGTAGTCGCTTCCCCTTGCGCAGTCGTGGCATCGGTCATGCCAGCAACGTTAGCCTCAATCTCTAACGGTGCACGTAATGGGATACTCGTTAAAGGTGGAAGTCATTTAGAAGGCTTAACAAAACTAACAGCCATTGCTTTTGATAAAACTGGAACCCTTACGCGAGGCAAACCTGAAGTAACTGAGTTTATTACACGACAGGATTTAGACGTTCATGAAACACTTAGACTTCTCGCTTCTATTGAAGATAAATCCAATCATCCTTTAGCCGTTGCTATTACAGCTTATGCAAAATCTCAAGGAGTTTCAGCTGATTTAAACATCGATGTTCAGGATGTATCAGGTTTTGGTATGACAGGTACAATCAACGGAAGTTTATATAAAGTGGGAAAACCAAATTTCGTCGGGCAAGATGAAGCTTTTGCATTCGCAGGGGGGATTTCAGATTCTCTAGCTTCAGAAGGAAAAACGGTTACGTATATTCGTGATGATCAAGGCATTTTGGCTTTGATTGCATTAAAAGATCAAGTACGTCCTGAGGCAAAAGAGACGATTGCCCGACTCAAGAGTTTAGGGATCACGACTATTATGCTTACCGGAGACAATGCAAAAACAGCAGAAAGCATTGCTAAAGAAGCGGGAATTGATGAATTTGTCGCTGAGTGTTTACCTGAGACAAAAGTTCTCGAACTTAAGAAATTAAAAGAAAAATATCCATACGTGGGGATGGTTGGGGATGGGATCAACGACGCACCTGCGCTTGCAACAGCCTCTACTGGATTTGCAATGGGTGATGGAACAGATGTTGCATTAGAGACAGCTGATGTTGTTCTAATGAAAAATGAATTAACAAAACTAGCCTACTCAGTTGAACTTTCTCGCAAAATGCAGCGTATCGTGAAACAAAACTTAGCTTTCTCAATTGCAATTATCGCAATCTTAATCGTTTCAAACTTCTTGCAAATTGTTAACTTACCCCTAGGCGTCATCGGGCATGAAGGATCCACCATCTTAGTTATTCTAAATGGGTTAAGAATGTTAAAAAGCTTATAAAAAAGAAGCAGAATGAGCTCTCGGCTCAGCCTGCTTCTTTTGCTTCCATACGTTCTTTTCGTTCTTGCATAACAGCATTGATTTGGCCACCAATCATTAGAATGGTGCCAGAGAAATATAGCCACATCATTAAGACAATAATAGCACCTAGACTGCCATATGTAGCTGTATAATTAGCAAAATTACTAACATAGAAAGAGAATCCAAGGGAAACTAAAATCCATCCGAGTGCTGCGAAAATACCACCTGGAATAACGCTCTTTAAATATAATTTTTCATTAGGAACAAGCCAATATAATGCAGTTAAGACCACAAAAATAATTAGTGGTGGAATCGTGAAACGAATACTATTCCAAACTAGCAAGAACATCTCATCTAACCCTAAGAATGAAAATAGCAGAATACCAATTTGTTCACCGAAGACTGGTAGTACTAAAGCTATTACAAATAGCACAATGATAAGAATGGTAAACACTACCGATAAACCTCTTACAATAAAAAATGGTCGCGTTTCTTCTAACCCGTATGATTTATTCAAGGACTTAACGATTGCATTCACACCATTGGAAGCTGACCAAATAGTACCGAGTAGACCTAATGACAACAATCCGCCATTCCTATTTTGTAAAACTTCTGTGAGTGTGCTCTCTATTAGAGCATAGACATCTGCGGGTGCATAATTTCTTAAGAATTGAAAGATTTGATCTTCAGGTAAATTTAAGTAAGGAAGCAATGTCACCATAAAAATTAACAGTGGAAACAAAGAAAGTAAGAAAAAGAATGCAAGTTGAGCTCCTAGTGCTGTAACATCTGACTTTTGAATATGTTGTAAAAGGTCTTGAAAAAATCCTTTCCACGTTGCGGGATCATAGGACTCAGTTGTTTTCTTCTCTTTTTTCTTACCAAACTGCATAAATTTCAATTTTTCTTTCCAAGAATACGATTTGGAAGGAGCAACAGAATCTCCCTTATTTACTTTTTCTTCTGGAGTTTCCTCCATTCGCTTCACATCCTCATTAATTACCCATTCTTTTTTTCGTCTTCACCATACTTCTCTGCATATTCAGGAGTTTGTTGCTGCATTTGTGGATCATGAGATATATCTTGTGCTTGTAATGATTCATTAGAAGCTTCTGAGATAATATCTTTGTATTCCTCTTTAGATGAGCTAAATGTATTTTTCGTCTCAGATAGAAGTGTCTGGACCTGTGGAGCAATTTGTTTCACTTCATTTACTTGTGAAGAAAGATACTG
Protein-coding regions in this window:
- a CDS encoding SE1561 family protein is translated as MGNQVSNQDQQVVYLKERLNMFLEVLDSIEPESTKVEDIDRLIQMMDDLELKLDQFKKTKE
- a CDS encoding fumarate hydratase — protein: MYIENLEKSIYQLITETSTNLPKDVRRAIAKAKKAENAGTRAAMSLDTIANNIQMADDKVSPICQDTGLPTFKIKTPIGVNQLEIKAAIKRAIAAATADAKLRPNSVDSLTGENSGDNLGAGVPVMKFEQWENDYIEMKLILKGGGCENKNIQYSLPAELEGLGRAGRDLDGIRKCILHSVYQAQGQGCSAGFIGVGIGGDRSSGYDLAKEQLFRSVEDVNPHAQLAELENYIVEKANTLGIGTMGFGGEATLLGCKIGVMHRIPASFYVSVAYNCWAYRRMAIDISPESGEIHNWHYQDGEKIEFKQQETIEEEVKEVVRIEAPITEEKIRSLKVGDVVSISGRMYTGRDAIHHHLMSHDAPVDLNGQIIYHCGPVMQKDAEGNWHVRAAGPTTSIREEPYQGDIMKKFGIRAVIGKGGMGPKTLAALEEHGGVYLNAIGGAAQYYADCIKGVDGVDLMEFGIPEAMWHLRVEEFTAVVTMDSHGNSLHADVDKSSLEKLALHKERVF
- a CDS encoding heavy metal translocating P-type ATPase, whose product is MINKLTPHIELINALVSGVLILVGWLLSRSDFSTASVIVFLLAFVIGGYFKAKEGIEKTIKDRKLNVELLMILAAVGSSLIGYWAEGAILIFIFSLSGALETYTINKSKKEIASLVNMQPDKAWKLDASNAPHLVDVDSLKIGDWLLIKPGEKIPADARVIDGVSSVDEAAISGEPIPVTKQVGNEIFSGTINGSGALTAEVMKENADSLFQKIIALVQAAQNEKSPSQQFIERFEGTYVKVVLVTVALMLFLPHYLVGWDWSTTFYRAMVLLVVASPCAVVASVMPATLASISNGARNGILVKGGSHLEGLTKLTAIAFDKTGTLTRGKPEVTEFITRQDLDVHETLRLLASIEDKSNHPLAVAITAYAKSQGVSADLNIDVQDVSGFGMTGTINGSLYKVGKPNFVGQDEAFAFAGGISDSLASEGKTVTYIRDDQGILALIALKDQVRPEAKETIARLKSLGITTIMLTGDNAKTAESIAKEAGIDEFVAECLPETKVLELKKLKEKYPYVGMVGDGINDAPALATASTGFAMGDGTDVALETADVVLMKNELTKLAYSVELSRKMQRIVKQNLAFSIAIIAILIVSNFLQIVNLPLGVIGHEGSTILVILNGLRMLKSL
- a CDS encoding YihY/virulence factor BrkB family protein, which translates into the protein MEETPEEKVNKGDSVAPSKSYSWKEKLKFMQFGKKKEKKTTESYDPATWKGFFQDLLQHIQKSDVTALGAQLAFFFLLSLFPLLIFMVTLLPYLNLPEDQIFQFLRNYAPADVYALIESTLTEVLQNRNGGLLSLGLLGTIWSASNGVNAIVKSLNKSYGLEETRPFFIVRGLSVVFTILIIVLFVIALVLPVFGEQIGILLFSFLGLDEMFLLVWNSIRFTIPPLIIFVVLTALYWLVPNEKLYLKSVIPGGIFAALGWILVSLGFSFYVSNFANYTATYGSLGAIIVLMMWLYFSGTILMIGGQINAVMQERKERMEAKEAG
- a CDS encoding YtxH domain-containing protein, with the protein product MGQSKFSKGILFGALAGAFISLLDRQTRDVMKTRARSANERARYYSENREVLKHDIETKINHYKSLYEKLSQDAQYLSSQVNEVKQIAPQVQTLLSETKNTFSSSKEEYKDIISEASNESLQAQDISHDPQMQQQTPEYAEKYGEDEKKNG